A single window of Actinoallomurus bryophytorum DNA harbors:
- a CDS encoding response regulator transcription factor encodes MRVLVAEDERALAELVAEGLRRHAMAVDVVHDGTSALERASVNDYDVLVLDRDLPGLHGDDVCRELSEGGARVRILMLTASGAVHERVRGLDIGADDYLPKPFEYAELLARVRALGRRSQPSLPPVLRRAGIVVDAPRRQASRDGRYLPLSRKEYAVLEVLMRAQGSTVSAEELLERAWDENTDPFTTVVKVTISKLRAKLGEPPVIVTVPGSGYRL; translated from the coding sequence ATGCGGGTACTGGTCGCCGAGGACGAGCGGGCACTGGCCGAGCTGGTCGCCGAGGGCCTGCGCCGGCATGCGATGGCGGTGGACGTCGTTCACGACGGCACGTCCGCCTTAGAACGCGCGTCCGTGAACGACTACGACGTCCTGGTCCTGGACCGCGACCTGCCCGGGCTGCACGGCGACGACGTGTGCCGGGAACTGTCCGAGGGCGGCGCACGGGTGCGGATCCTCATGCTCACCGCGTCCGGCGCCGTGCACGAGCGCGTCCGCGGCCTGGACATCGGCGCCGACGACTACCTGCCCAAACCCTTCGAGTACGCCGAACTGCTCGCCCGGGTGCGCGCCCTCGGGCGGCGCAGCCAGCCCTCGCTCCCGCCGGTGCTGCGCCGGGCCGGCATCGTGGTCGACGCGCCGCGCCGCCAGGCCTCGCGCGACGGCCGCTACCTTCCGCTGTCCCGTAAGGAGTACGCCGTGCTCGAGGTGCTCATGCGCGCCCAGGGATCCACCGTCAGCGCCGAGGAGCTCCTCGAACGCGCGTGGGACGAGAACACCGACCCGTTCACCACCGTGGTCAAGGTCACCATCAGCAAGCTGCGTGCCAAGCTCGGCGAACCGCCGGTCATCGTGACCGTGCCCGGCAGCGGGTACCGGCTGTGA